A stretch of DNA from Natrinema halophilum:
GACGACGACCGCGTCGCCGACGGCGAGGGCGACGACGAACGCTTCGGAAGCGACCCGTCCGACCGGGCGGGGTTGCGTGCGGGATTCGATCATAGCTCTCGAACTGGAGCCACCGCGTGCCGTCGGGACGGCTGATCGGTGTCACGACCATCCGCCCCGACCGGTCGCGGTAGCGTTCGAGCGAACCGACGTGGACCACGTATGCGACTCCTTTCCCGAACGTGTTCTGTGCTATCACCCTCGACCGGGTCGCGCACCGAGCACCCCCGACCGAAGTTCACCCGCAGCGCCCTACTGGGACGCGACCCAAACGGTGCGTAAATTGGCGGAGACGTGCTACGGCTCGTCGAGGAGGTCGAGAAGAAATCCGTCAGTCGCGTCGGCTCCTCGTGGGGAACCCTGTGGCTCGTTCACGACAGTAATTCCAGTCGACAGTCCGGGCAGAAAACCGCGTTATCGGCTGCCAGCGGTGAAACGAGCGCCTCGTCGGCTTCGCCCCAGACGATCAGCATCGGCGCGGTAACGCGGTCGGTTGGCGAATTCGATGGTCACCGCGCTGTCGGCCGGCACCAGTTGAGCATTTCGGTGAACGCATCCCTCCTGGTCCATGCCGCCGACAGCGGCCCAGTTCGTCATCGGAGAGCGTTCCCGGCGCGGACGGAGCTCGGAGCTCGCTCGAGAAAGCGGTAGTCGTCATGCCGCAGCGCCATTCCGGAAGCCATGGCAGTCGAAACAGGATGGCGTACCAGCTGCGGCGTAACTGGTCGGGATCCGCGAACAGGTATCGTTGATAGGCGGTCGGATTCGGCGCATTGACGCTCGAGAGCCGTTTTACTACCCCGAGAAACTGGAGCGCGAGATCCCAGGCGACCATGCCGCCCCAGTCGTGGCCGACGACGTGTGCGGTGTTGCGGCCGTCGGATTCGACCAGGGCGACGTGTAACCGAACGCCGTTGGCCGTCCGCACCGTCGAACTCGCATCGATCGTCGAGAGGATAGCGCACTCATCGACCCCGACGGCAGACGGCGACCGGTCATTCGGACCCATATTCCCGGGTTCAGCCGAGAAAGGATATCGGTTGGTAGGTAAACGTTCGCACGTCTCGACGTATGGGATCTATCACCTCACGTCCAGACGCGAAGGCAGTCGGTCGAGCAGAAGTGGAGGTCGACGCTCTCTCGGCCACCGGTTTCGACGTAGGTCGTTAGGGTGTACGCGACCTCGTCAGCGTCACAGTTATCACAGTCCATACTGGATCGTCACGGCAGTCGTCCTTGAGTATGAACTGATTAGGTCGTTGGCCCCGTGGTTAATACGGTGTTGGAACCGCATAATACGATATTTCGACCGCCGCCTGCGATCCCGATTACGGCCTCGAACGGGCGAGCGGACTCTTCTGAAAGCGATCCATCTTGCTGAGACGGCCATCGGAGGACTGCTTCCGACCGTTTCTGCGTCGAGTCATTCGCGATTCGACCGTCTCGAGTTCGAAGGGGGCCGGCGGCTGGAATCGCGTTCGATTGCCACGCCTGGCAGTATCGGAGGAAACGGCTTCGATCGCCGCATTCGGCGTTCCTCGACTCGAATTTCTCGGCCACATCTGCGAGCCACTCGCTTCTGACGTGCCTCCCAGAAGGCAAAGCGGAACTCCCGGGCGAGGAGCGGTCGACACCCGCGGACTCGAGGTCGATCCGCAGGGCCGACGAATTTGCTCCGGTCGAACCGTCGGCCCTCGGTCGAACCGCCGACTATGGACACAGACGGGTCCCTACGGTCGCACCGATGCCTCGAGACGATAGCTTCCGGCCGCTCTCTTCGCCCGTGCCAGTATCGAAACCCTTACTCTCCGAAGGCCGGTGCGAACACGTATGAGCGACGACGCCGTCAATCCCGAGGAGGTCCGCCACGTCGCGGAGCTGGCTCGAATCGATCTCGACGACGACGAGGTCGGCCGGTTCACCGGGCAGTTCGCGGACATCCTCGAATACTTCGAGACGTTAGACGAGGTGCCGGAAGTCGACCGCGACGCCGACCTCGCGAACGTGATGCGGCC
This window harbors:
- a CDS encoding alpha/beta fold hydrolase; translated protein: MGPNDRSPSAVGVDECAILSTIDASSTVRTANGVRLHVALVESDGRNTAHVVGHDWGGMVAWDLALQFLGVVKRLSSVNAPNPTAYQRYLFADPDQLRRSWYAILFRLPWLPEWRCGMTTTAFSSELRAPSAPGTLSDDELGRCRRHGPGGMRSPKCSTGAGRQRGDHRIRQPTALPRRC
- the gatC gene encoding Asp-tRNA(Asn)/Glu-tRNA(Gln) amidotransferase subunit GatC, producing MSDDAVNPEEVRHVAELARIDLDDDEVGRFTGQFADILEYFETLDEVPEVDRDADLANVMRPDEERPSLDSAEALRNAPETEDGYFKGPNVS